Part of the Sphingobacterium sp. LZ7M1 genome, CTATTTCAAGGCAGATGGGAAGTCTAGAGGCAAATTGGGATTGTCGCCTTCTCGAGCAAAAAACATTGCCGGAAGCTACGATCTAGCCAATGGAATCCTGACCGTAACCAAATTCAGCATCGACTCAAGCAAGGTCTATTTGAACCAGGAATGGACCACCAAAAAGGATCCGTTCTTAGGAGATGCCGTCAATGCCTATAACGATGGACCATTGGAAGATGGAAGCCAAATGGGACCTTTCTACGAAATCGAAAGTGTTTCACCTGCTGCTTTCCTTAAACCATCTGAAAAGCTGGGTCATACCCATAATGTATATCATTTTGTTGGAGATAAAATACAAATAGCTAGTCTGTTAAAGAAGTTCTTTAATATAACCGTTGAAGATATTCAATCTGCTTTCTAAACCCCTAGACTATGAACAAATATCCAAAAATCGGGATTAGACCCATCATCGATGGCCGCTGGGGCGGCATACGGGAATCCCTGGAAGATACAACCATGAACATGGCCAAGGCTGTGGCAAAACTATATGAAACTGAACTGAAATATCCCGATGGTAGCCCTGTACAATGCGTCATAGCAGATAGTTGCATCGGTGGGGTCAAAGAAGCCGCAGATTGCCAGGAAAAGTTTGATCTGGAACAAGTCGGAGTTTCCTTATCGGTAACCCCATGTTGGTGTTATGGATCAGAAACAATGGATATGGATCCAATACGGCCCAAAGCCATCTGGGGTTTCAATGGTACAGAAAGGCCTGGTGCCGTATATCTTGCGGCTACCGTCGCTGCCCATAATCAAAAAGGCCTCCCTGTATTCAGTATTTATGGACATGATGTCCAAGATATGGGAGATACCAAGGTTCCGGACGATGTGAAGGACAAATTGCTTTCCTTCGCCAAATCTGGCCTTGCTGTGGCAATGTTGCGCGGTAAAAGCTATCTGGCTATCGGCTCTGTTTCGATGGGCATTGTAGGTTCCATCGTTAATGCTGAATTCTTTCAGGAATATCTGGGCATGCGTAATGAATATGTAGACTCTTCGGAAGTGCTTCGGCGCATACAATTGGGTATCTATGATGAAGAAGAATTCAAAAAAGCATTGGAATGGACCAAAAAACATTGTAAGGAAGGGGCTGATTTCAATCAAAAGCATAAGGTAAAAAACAGAAAAGAGAAGGATGAAGACTGGGAGTTTGTGGTAAAGATGACCTTGATCATCCGTGACCTTATGATCGGAAATCCCACATTGAAGAAAATGGGCCATGCTGAGGAAGCTATGGGCCACAATGCCTTTATTTCGGGCTTCCAAGGGCAAAGGCAATGGACCGATTTCCTCCCGAATGGTGATTTTTCAGAAGCTATTTTGAATTCCTCATTCGATTGGAACGGTATCCGTAACCCTTTTATGGTCGCGACGGAGAATGACTCATTAAATGGCGTGTCGATGGCATTCAATTACCTCTTGACCAATACGGCACAAATATTTGCTGATGTCAGGACATATTGGTCGCCAGAGGCCGTAAAAAGAGTAAGTGGATGGAAACCTACGGGGGCCGCCAAAGAAGGATTTATTCATTTGATCAACTCTGGTTCCGCTACCCTGGACGGTACTGGGCAGCAGTCCAGCAATGGAAAACCAGTTATGAAACCATTTTGGGAAATCTCTGATAAAGAAGCAAAAGCCTGTTTAAAGGCGACAACCTGGTATCCTGCAAACCGTGATTATTTTAGAGGTGGAGGTTATTCCTCCAACTTCCTGAGTAAGGGCGGAATGCCAGTGACCATGTGCAGAATAAATTTAATAAAAGGTTTAGGGCCAACTATACAAATAGCTGAAGGCTATACAGTTGATGTGCCAGAAAAAGTGCATAAGGTATTGGACGAACGTACCGATAAAACCTGGCCGACCACTTGGTTTGTTCCTGAATTGACTGGGGAAGGTCCCTTCACCGATGTCTATTCTGTGATGGCCAATTGGGGGTCCAACCATGGGGCCATCAGCTATGGCCATATCGGGCATGACCTGATTACGATGGCAGCCATGCTTCGGATTCCAGTCTGTATGCACAATGTTCCTGCAAACCGTCTGTTTAGACCTGCAACCTGGGCAGCCTTCGGGATGAACCCAGAAGGAGCAGATTATCGGGCATGTGAGGTATTTGGACCACTTTATAGATAGCAACATGAGCAACCTAAAGAAATCATTGTTTCGGGATGATGAAGGGAACTATCTATTGGTTCCATTCCTTTTCATCTGCAGTTTATTCCTATTATGGGGCTTCGCCCATGGTTTTTTGGACGTGTTGGACAAGCATTTCCAGGATCTATTGCATGTTTCCAAGGCGCAGTCTGGCTTTGTACAGTTCTCTTTATACATCGGATATTTGGCAATGGCCATCCCTGCAGGCCTTTTTATCAAGAAATTTGGTTACCAGAAAGGTATCATATTCGGATTGGTGCTCTTTGCCATAGGTGCTTTTATGTTCTATCCGGCAGCCAAACTGGCCGCATTTATCCCTTTTTTGGCCGCTTTGTTCGTGATTGCCTGTGGATTGGCATTCCTGGAAACTGCTGCCAATCCCTATTCCATTGTCCTAGGTTCTAAAGATGGAGCTGCCAGACGTATCAACATTTCCCAATCCTTCAATGGTTTGGGCTGGATATTGGGACCGTTGATTGGTGGATTGATGATCTTTGGGACAGAAGCCGAAGGCGAGCATGACAAATTTGACTCCTTGGTGCAGCCCTATATTGGAATTGGCTGTGTCGTAGTTTTGGTTGCTATTGTCTTCCTGATCATTACGCTTCCTGAAATCAAGGAGAAGAAAGAGGCTGGGGAATACGAGGAAAACCCACCGATGCGGAACTTGCTGAAACATCCGGTATTCATCTTCGCTGTTATTGCCCAGTTCTTATATGTGGCAGCCCAGACTGGAACAAATTCATTTTTCATCAATTATGTGATCGATGCCATTCACGATTTGAAAACCCCGATTTCTAATATTATGGCCAATCTAGGTTCATTCGGTGAATTCTTCATGCCTAAAAACGACGAACAGGCAGCTTCCCTGATTCTTGCCTTTGGTGGAATGGGAGCTTTTTGGATAGGTCGGCTGACAGGTTCTTATTTGATGAAGTTCATCGCCCCACATCGTCTTTTGGGTTTTTACGCTATCATGAATGTCATCTTAAATATTTTGGTGTTCATGAATTTAGGTTGGGTTTCCGTGTTTGCACTGTTCTTGACCTACTTTTTCATGTCCATCATGTTCCCGACCATTTTCGCACTGGGGATCAACAATTTGGGTACACTCACCAAAAAAGGATCATCCTTCTTGGTTATGGCGGTAGCAGGTGGTGCATTCTGTCCGCCTTTGATGGGCCTGATTGCCGATCATAGTACAATGGCTACTGGATTTATTATTCCAGTCCTGTGCTATGTGGTGATAGCCGTGTTTGCTATTTGGGGAGTAGGTAAAGTGGAAGGTAAATTAGATATGTCAAATCCCGTTCATTAATAGAAGGTTAAATGAAGCAATCATATGTAATTGGCGTTGATTTTGGGACCGATTCTGCTAGGGCTCTGCTGGTCGATGCTTCCAATGGAAAAGTGCTAGGGTCTGCAACCTCCAGCTTTAGGAGGTGGAAAGAAGGACTGTACTGCGACTCTAAAAAGAGTCAATTCCGTCAACATCCATTGGATTATATTGAAAGCCTTGAAGCTTGTCTAAAGGGCTGTTTGGCAAATGTCCAAGATGAAATCAAGACTAATATAGTGGCCATATCCATCGACGCTACGGGTTCCACTCCAGTAGCCATTGATAGCAGTGGCCATCCTTTGGCGCTGACTTCGGAATTTTCCGAAAATCCTAATGCCATGTTTTTTCTGTGGAAGGACCATAGCTCCATCAAGGAGGTTGAAGAAATCAACCGAAAAGCGCAAGACTTTGAAATCAATTACCTCAGCTATTGTGGCGGAGCGTATTCCTCGGAATGGTTTTGGTCCAAATTGCTCCACTTAGCCAGGACTGACGAAGAGGTTTACAACGCTACCAATTCCTGGCTTGAGCAGAGTGATTGGTTGCCCTATCTTTTGACAGGTCAACAAGATGCGCAAAAAATAAAGAGGAATGTGTGTGCGGCCGGGCATAAGGCTTTATGGGCGCAAGAATTAGGGGGCTATCCACCGCTGGAATTCTTTAGCCACTTAGACCCTAAATTGGAAAGGATATACCAATCCATTAATAAAGAGGTATTTACCGCTGATGAGATTGTTGGAGTTCTGTCCGCAGATTGGGCAGATAAACTAGGGTTAAAGGATAGCGTTTTGATCTGCGTAGGAGCGATCGACGCGCATGTTGGAGCCATCGGAGCCCAAATCCAACCTGGATATATGTGCAAGGTCATGGGGACATCCACCTGTGATATGATGGTCATTGATAGAGAAGAATTACAAGATCGATTGGTCCAAGGGATCTGTGGACAGGTTCAAGGGTCAATCGTACCACACTATATAGGTCTGGAGGCCGGACAATCCGCTTTTGGGGATGTCTATAATTGGTTGAAAAACTTGCTGTTGTGGCCAATTAGGAACAGTCTGAAAAAAACTGCATTTCTGGGTAGTCAAGCCATTTCAGATTTAAGGGATGAACTTGAGCAAAATTTACTTTCAGAACTATCCGAATTGGCCAAGCAACAGCCTATCCGAGAAGATGATGAAATGGCCTTGGATTGGTTCAATGGAAGGAGGACCCCAGATGTAAACCCTTCACTGACTGCCGCCTTGTTCCATTTGGATTTGGGGACCAATCCTGTCCATATCTTTCAGGCTCTGGTCGAAGCAACCTGTTTTGGCTCCCGGGCGATCGTTGAACATGTGGAACGCCAAGGGGTCGCTATTCAAGGTGTCATTGGAATAGGGGGAATAGCCAAAAAATCGGATTATGTCATGCAAACCTTGGCAGATATCCTTCAAAGACCAATTATGGTCCATCGATCAGATGAAACCTGTGCTATGGGAGCTAGTATGCTGGCTGCAACTGCAGCAAAAATCTATCCTTCCTTGGCTGAGGCCATGGATAACATGGGAGCCGGATTTGAAAAAGAATATTCGCCCAATCCTGAAAAGAAGGATTTGTTTGACAAACGCTATGCTAAGTATTTGGCTTATGGTTCTATGCTAAATACCATACAATAACTGAAATGAGAATTCACTGGATTTACATATTTGTTGGTTTGTTAACTTGGCTGCATGCTATGGATCCTTCCATAGCGTATGGCCAAGGGATTCCAAAGTTGCTCCAGCCGTACATATCCAATCTGGAGTATTCCAAAATTGGAAATCAAAATCCTGAAATCAAGTATAAAAAAATCGATAAACAGACTTTTAGGCTTGAATTCACCTGGGAAATAAAAGCCGATACAAGCTTAGATAGGCTCTATGTCGCTGTAAAGCCTGAATTTAAGCCTAGTTTTCATTGGGCACCTCATCTGACTCCTACAGATAACCATATCATCACCCAACATGTTTTTCGTTCGGCGGCCTTGATTGTTCAGGATAGCCAAAAGTCTTTGGCCATCATTCCGGATGTGTCGCTGTTAACATCAAAACCTACAGTTCCTTGGTATCTAGATCTTGATGCCGATGAGAACCTCATGACCTTAGGCCAGGCAAATTCTAAGATTACCGATCATGTGCTTTATGAAAAAGAAGAAAAGACAGATTTTCCAGCAGGAACCTATCGTCTGGCTTTTTACGTAAAATTCTCTTCAGATCCAGCTAGCATTGATAATCCGTTTGCCGGTATAAATCAGTTTATGTGGCAGCAATGGGGTAAGAAACTCTATCAAAATGGGGAGCCTTTCGATAATAACAATCTCGATGCTTATGTAGACTATACCTATCAATGGGCCTTCAAATATTGGCGAGACGCTGTATGGCAGGAATTTGACCTGAATGGCAAAAGAGTAGGAGCTCCCACCTTTATTGTAAATGTTACCCAAAGCCCTAATTATCCAGGTGAAGTCAACGAAAGGGAGTTTAGGTCCATTTGGAACCAAGCTTGGTTCAATTCCTTACGCTCTGCATCTGGCTTATTTCGCTATGCAAAGCGGAAAAACATAGATTCGCTGATACGCTATGCGAATATGACCAAGGAATTGACGCTTTCCTTTCCGCAGAGAAATGGTTTTTTCCCGGGATTGATCGCCACAGAAATGAAGGAAGTAGAAGTCGAGGGAAAAAAATATTGGCGCTCGGCAGGCTGGAATACCCATTTCTTCGGCAACTCAAACCGTAATCCCTATACCTGGAATGCAAAAGAATCTCCTTACCATATTCTGGATATGAGCTATACGGCTCTATTGATGCTGGATTGGTATTCTGAGTTGGAAAAAGATCCCCGATTATTGGATTATGCCATTCGATATGCCGATGCATTGGTCAACATACAACTCCCTGATGGCTATTTTCCAGCATGGCTAGATCTAAATCAGCAGAAAGATATGGAGCTGTTGAGCAAATCTCCAGAATCTGCCATGTCCGTAAGTTTTTTGCTGAGATTATATCAGATAAGCAAAGTTGAAAAATATAAAGCATCCGCTTTAAAAGCCCTTGATGTAATCGTAAAGGAAATTGTTCCAGTCGGACGCTGGGAAGATTTTGAAACCTATTGGTCCTGTAGCCGATTTGGACATGACAGTTTAGTGGATCGGAAAATTGCTAGGAATAATATGTACAAGCAAAATACCCTGAGCATGTATTATACGGCCCAGGCAGCCATGGAAGCCTATAAGGTTACAGCGGACCAAGCTTATTTACAAAAAGGAAAAAGGGTGCTGGATGAACTGTTAATGTGGCAAGCTGTTTGGCAACCATCCTTTATCTATATACATGCCCTGGGCGGTTTTGGAGTCATGAATGCAGATGCGGAATGGAATGATTCCAGGCAGAGCTTATTTGCTGAACTGATCATGCAATATGGAAAAGAATTAGGTCGGAAAGATTATATGCAACGGGGCATTGCTGCCTTAAAGGCGTCCTTTGTCATGATGTATGCTCCCGAGAATCAAGAAACCAAGGAACAATGGCAAAAACGCTGGCCATTTCTGAGGAAACAGGATTACGGCTTTATGATGGAAAACTATGGGCATGATGGCCATACCGATTCCAACGGAATTGGAATTGGAGAATTTACTATCTATGATTGGGGGAACGGAGCAGCCTCGGAAGCAGTTAATCGTGTCATCGATCATTGGGGTGAAAATGTCTTTGCAAAATGGTAATGCAAGGTTAGTTATGAATTAATAATAATATATTTACAAAATGGTAAAAAAGGTATCATTAAAGGATATTGCTCAGAAAATTGGCGTTTCTACCGCATTAGTTTCTTATGTGTTAAGTGGTAATGAAGAAAAGGGCAGAGTAGGGAAGGATACTGCAGAAAAGATCAGACAGGCTGCCAAAGAACTGAATTATCAGCCCAACCATATCGCCAAAAGTTTAAAAACGGGTAAAACCAATACCATCGGACTAATTGTTGCAGATATTTCAAATCCTTTCTTTGCTTCGATCGCACGAGGAATAGAAGATGAGTCTGGACATTTTGGTCTGACCACCATAATAGGTAGTTCCGATGAAAGTACGGAGAAATTGAAAAACCTAGTCGATGTTTTTATTAAAAGGCAAGTCGATGGTTTTATCATCTCTCCACCGGATCACTCCGAAGAAACCATCGAATATATTATTTCTTTGGGCATTCCCATCTGTTTGATCGATAGGCATTTTGATCATGTCAATTCCAGCTATGTCATCACAGATAATAAAGAGTCCATGCAGACCGCGGTGGGCCATCTCATTGAAATGGGGTACAAGAACCTGGCTTTTGTTGCCTACAAGAGTAGCCTACAGCATATGAAAGACCGTGAACAAGGTTTCTTGAATGCCAGCTCTGCAATCCAATCCAGATTGTATAAAATTAATTTCAGTAAGCAACAGCAAGAATTAGGGCAAGTCCTAGAGGAGATTTTGAACGATCAGAAAGCTGATGCCATTGTTTTTGCCACCAATACCCTTTCGGTTGCGGGATTAAAATACCTCACCCAAAAAGAGATCCAGATCCCAAAGGACTTAAATGTAATGTGCTTTGACTTTAGTGAGGTATATGATTTCTTTTATCATCCCATAATCCATGTTAAACAGCCTATTGAGCAGTTAGCAAAGGAAAGTGTCATTGCCTTAACCCAGCAGATGAAAGATAATACCATTCAGAAAAAGGTGTTGAATTCTGAATTGGTTGCAAAGAAGAGGGGTTAATGATTTATTGAAATAATTTCCAGAACATCAAGCCACAGTAAACTGCCGCCAATCCAAGGACAACGCTAAGGCCAATGTATAGGAAGGCCTGCGACGTCTGTTGGTTTTGGATAAGATTGATGTTTTCTGCCGCAAAGGTAGAGAAGGTCGTGTAACCACCACAAAAGCCTGTTACCAGTAACAGTTTCCATTCATTGCTCAAGCCTTGGTTTTTGGCAAAATAACCCAATAATAGCCCAATCAGCAGACAGCCTAAGAGGTTCACGATTAAAGTGCCAAGCGGAATCTGGCTGGGATAATTTTTGCTGATGAACTGACCGCTGTAATACCTTAGTACACTTCCGACAGCTCCACCTGCAGCAATAATGAATGCCTCTCTGATCATGAATAATAACTAATGTTGATTTATTTTTTTCGAATTTAATGAATTCCTTTACAAGTTCCGAATGGATCGATATTCAATAAAACCGAGCGAAAGGTATGAAAATGAATGAAATATGATTGATGTCAGAAAATTGTTGCGTAAATAATGTTATAAAAATTCAAAAAATACCCTGCGATTGTAAAAAAATGATATTTTTGTTATAACTAAATTATGAATATCATTATCCCCAAACAACAATAACCGGTTGGATTGGGACAAAAATTAGGAATGTATGGAAGCTTTAAAGACTATGGAAGCAAGGTATCCAATTGAGTTTACTGTGCCTGCTTTTGGAGCTGGTTCGTTTTATATTCAAGAAGACCTTAGGGAGGAATTCTATACCCACTATCATAGGCATAAGGAAATTCAAATTTCCTATATCCTAAAAGGTAGGGGTTCGGTCGTTATCGGAAACTTAATACAGCCTTTTTTTGAAAATGAAATCTATATCTTAAAGGCCAACGACCCCCATATCTTTATTAAAGAAGGAGCTGAAAATGACCAGATCCATGTAGTCCATATTTTTGTTGCCTTCGACAAGATGCAGTCCTTCTTCAATATGCAGGAGCTGCATCGGATCAGGGATATCTTTACAACCTTGGATTCCAGTAAAAAGTTGTTGCAGAAATATAGCCTGCCAGTGAGGTCCATCTTTCAATCATTACTGCGAGAGGAGGGTCTGCCTAAACTCATGCGCGTATTGGAGGTCTTCGAATACCTGATCGCCAATGAAAAGGAAATGATCTCCCTGTATTCCGGACTTCCTGAATCAAACTTCAATGATAAAGTCGGGGTCCGTATCAATGAAGTCCTGCGATATTCCCTAGAAAACTATAACAGGGAAATCAGTATCGATGCGGTTGCCAAACTCATCCACATGACCCCATCCGCATTCTGTAAGTATTTTAAAAAGCATACCATGAAAACCTATGTAACCTTTTTAAATGAAATCCGAATCGAAAAAGCCTGCCAATTGCTCATCAACAAGTCCACAGAAAATATTTCCGAAGTCGCCTACCAATGCGGATTTAATACCGTCGTCCATTTTAATCGTGTATTTAAACATATCCTCCATAGCTCACCCTCTGAGTTTATCCATCGACATGCGGTGAATAATATGGCGAATTAAGGAGGGGATTTGAGATGGGAGATATGAGAAGTGAGACAGTGAATTTTCCGAAAGGGTAATTTTTTAGTCATTCTGAAGTTTATCCGAAGAATCTCGGAGTAATACAAACAAAGATTGAATTGACGTAAGGGCACTCCATCTTCGATGGAGAATGAAAGAAACTGTTGGAGGAGAGCCGGACAGATTCCTCACTGATCGGTCAGAATCAAAATATGCTAATGAAGGATTCAGAGTGAAGCGAAGAATCAATTTTTGTTTTTTCTTGGGGATGCAATAATTCCGAAATCGGAAGATGAGGAAACTATTTTCTGGGGATTAATTTCCGCTTTAGAGGATTTATAGAAAAATATTTCATCCCTGCTAAGGGTTGTGTATCCCAAAGATATCCTTTGACCTATTCCAGTCCAATCCTCCCATCCAGTACCCTGAGCGGCGTCTAATGGCATCCTGATTCAACAACGGGCGTTTGCAAAACGCCCCTACAGTATTGGGGTCTTTCCAACGACACAATAGCAAGATGTTCCTGGTCTATCCTCACATCCATTTAATCCTGATTCCTGCTCAGTTCCTGGCCCATCCTCCCATCCCTTAAATCCTGGTTCTTGCCCAGTTCCTGGCCCATCCTCCCATCCCTTAAATCCTGGTTCTTGCCCAGTTCCTGGCCCATCCTCCCATCCCTTTAATCCTGGTTCAAAATATTTACCCAATCGCCTCTACATTCACTTCAGCACACAGCTCTCTGATCTCTTATCTACTCCAAATTTGGAATTTGGCTCAAAATTTGTTATATTACTAGCAAACAATAAAAGAAAGGTAAATAATATGATTAAAAAAGAAAGAAGTAAAAAAGAAAAAATGATCCAGAACCCATTCTCATTCTATGTAACGAATGTAGGGTTTATCGGAAACCAACCAAGCCCACAAAATAGAAGTGTTAACAAGAAAAGTTAACCCTTCTACAAAACCAAAACAAATTAAATTAGGCGTGCTTTTTGAGAAAAAAGCATTTTGTGTTTCTAGCGGGTTCGTTTTCTCCCGGCCCTAAATCCCCAGCCTCACTTCCGAATTAAAAATTGAAACTGGCCGTCCTTTTAGGATTGTCTAGTTTGGTGCTTTTTTTAACATTATTGACCTTGATATGCATAATGTTCGACTGATTCTTGAAATCCTGGAAAAGAAGCTGGTTGACAATATCCAATTTGCTGATCGAATTAACATCGCTGACTTCAAAATAGCACCAAGCAACATCCTCCTCAATCTCATAGCCCACATACTGTAAGTTTCGAGGATGATTATTGATATTGATCTTGAAATTTTGTCGGATGTATTTCGAAATGGCAGAATCTGCCGCAGCTTTGTTTTTGGGATGGATTACATCGATATGCTGGCCTAATTGGTTTTTCAAGGCTACTTCCAGATCATCATAAAACAATCTGCAGGATACCTCAATACGTTTTTTGCTTGGGTTGAAGTCTACTGAACTAATGCTAACATAAAAAGGATGCGCAAAAGCAATAAATGCCGTAAATATTCCAACAAGCAGCAATCCTAGTCTTAATTTCTTCCAATCCATTCTATTGATTTTTTGCAACAATTATGTGCAAATCTGCCTAAAATTAGTAAATCCGTTTGTCTATGTTAAAATAATATTAATTTTGCTATGTTATTATTACAAGACCTAATTAATGAGCG contains:
- a CDS encoding DUF6702 family protein, yielding MDWKKLRLGLLLVGIFTAFIAFAHPFYVSISSVDFNPSKKRIEVSCRLFYDDLEVALKNQLGQHIDVIHPKNKAAADSAISKYIRQNFKININNHPRNLQYVGYEIEEDVAWCYFEVSDVNSISKLDIVNQLLFQDFKNQSNIMHIKVNNVKKSTKLDNPKRTASFNF
- a CDS encoding L-fucose isomerase: MNKYPKIGIRPIIDGRWGGIRESLEDTTMNMAKAVAKLYETELKYPDGSPVQCVIADSCIGGVKEAADCQEKFDLEQVGVSLSVTPCWCYGSETMDMDPIRPKAIWGFNGTERPGAVYLAATVAAHNQKGLPVFSIYGHDVQDMGDTKVPDDVKDKLLSFAKSGLAVAMLRGKSYLAIGSVSMGIVGSIVNAEFFQEYLGMRNEYVDSSEVLRRIQLGIYDEEEFKKALEWTKKHCKEGADFNQKHKVKNRKEKDEDWEFVVKMTLIIRDLMIGNPTLKKMGHAEEAMGHNAFISGFQGQRQWTDFLPNGDFSEAILNSSFDWNGIRNPFMVATENDSLNGVSMAFNYLLTNTAQIFADVRTYWSPEAVKRVSGWKPTGAAKEGFIHLINSGSATLDGTGQQSSNGKPVMKPFWEISDKEAKACLKATTWYPANRDYFRGGGYSSNFLSKGGMPVTMCRINLIKGLGPTIQIAEGYTVDVPEKVHKVLDERTDKTWPTTWFVPELTGEGPFTDVYSVMANWGSNHGAISYGHIGHDLITMAAMLRIPVCMHNVPANRLFRPATWAAFGMNPEGADYRACEVFGPLYR
- a CDS encoding LacI family DNA-binding transcriptional regulator — its product is MVKKVSLKDIAQKIGVSTALVSYVLSGNEEKGRVGKDTAEKIRQAAKELNYQPNHIAKSLKTGKTNTIGLIVADISNPFFASIARGIEDESGHFGLTTIIGSSDESTEKLKNLVDVFIKRQVDGFIISPPDHSEETIEYIISLGIPICLIDRHFDHVNSSYVITDNKESMQTAVGHLIEMGYKNLAFVAYKSSLQHMKDREQGFLNASSAIQSRLYKINFSKQQQELGQVLEEILNDQKADAIVFATNTLSVAGLKYLTQKEIQIPKDLNVMCFDFSEVYDFFYHPIIHVKQPIEQLAKESVIALTQQMKDNTIQKKVLNSELVAKKRG
- the fucP gene encoding L-fucose:H+ symporter permease; the protein is MSNLKKSLFRDDEGNYLLVPFLFICSLFLLWGFAHGFLDVLDKHFQDLLHVSKAQSGFVQFSLYIGYLAMAIPAGLFIKKFGYQKGIIFGLVLFAIGAFMFYPAAKLAAFIPFLAALFVIACGLAFLETAANPYSIVLGSKDGAARRINISQSFNGLGWILGPLIGGLMIFGTEAEGEHDKFDSLVQPYIGIGCVVVLVAIVFLIITLPEIKEKKEAGEYEENPPMRNLLKHPVFIFAVIAQFLYVAAQTGTNSFFINYVIDAIHDLKTPISNIMANLGSFGEFFMPKNDEQAASLILAFGGMGAFWIGRLTGSYLMKFIAPHRLLGFYAIMNVILNILVFMNLGWVSVFALFLTYFFMSIMFPTIFALGINNLGTLTKKGSSFLVMAVAGGAFCPPLMGLIADHSTMATGFIIPVLCYVVIAVFAIWGVGKVEGKLDMSNPVH
- a CDS encoding AraC family transcriptional regulator, which translates into the protein MEALKTMEARYPIEFTVPAFGAGSFYIQEDLREEFYTHYHRHKEIQISYILKGRGSVVIGNLIQPFFENEIYILKANDPHIFIKEGAENDQIHVVHIFVAFDKMQSFFNMQELHRIRDIFTTLDSSKKLLQKYSLPVRSIFQSLLREEGLPKLMRVLEVFEYLIANEKEMISLYSGLPESNFNDKVGVRINEVLRYSLENYNREISIDAVAKLIHMTPSAFCKYFKKHTMKTYVTFLNEIRIEKACQLLINKSTENISEVAYQCGFNTVVHFNRVFKHILHSSPSEFIHRHAVNNMAN
- a CDS encoding ribulokinase yields the protein MKQSYVIGVDFGTDSARALLVDASNGKVLGSATSSFRRWKEGLYCDSKKSQFRQHPLDYIESLEACLKGCLANVQDEIKTNIVAISIDATGSTPVAIDSSGHPLALTSEFSENPNAMFFLWKDHSSIKEVEEINRKAQDFEINYLSYCGGAYSSEWFWSKLLHLARTDEEVYNATNSWLEQSDWLPYLLTGQQDAQKIKRNVCAAGHKALWAQELGGYPPLEFFSHLDPKLERIYQSINKEVFTADEIVGVLSADWADKLGLKDSVLICVGAIDAHVGAIGAQIQPGYMCKVMGTSTCDMMVIDREELQDRLVQGICGQVQGSIVPHYIGLEAGQSAFGDVYNWLKNLLLWPIRNSLKKTAFLGSQAISDLRDELEQNLLSELSELAKQQPIREDDEMALDWFNGRRTPDVNPSLTAALFHLDLGTNPVHIFQALVEATCFGSRAIVEHVERQGVAIQGVIGIGGIAKKSDYVMQTLADILQRPIMVHRSDETCAMGASMLAATAAKIYPSLAEAMDNMGAGFEKEYSPNPEKKDLFDKRYAKYLAYGSMLNTIQ
- the crcB gene encoding fluoride efflux transporter CrcB, producing MIREAFIIAAGGAVGSVLRYYSGQFISKNYPSQIPLGTLIVNLLGCLLIGLLLGYFAKNQGLSNEWKLLLVTGFCGGYTTFSTFAAENINLIQNQQTSQAFLYIGLSVVLGLAAVYCGLMFWKLFQ